Proteins found in one Acidimicrobiia bacterium genomic segment:
- a CDS encoding sulfocyanin-like copper-binding protein, giving the protein MATRGVGIALITIVALLLVAPASAFARPYRVASASTAVTTVKVEVGDTAGVKGPMTMTVTPTSAPAGKVKFTVTNNGTIIHEMVVLKTNTAYDKLPVNSKTHKVSEAKSVGEVEDVPKGKTKSKTLTLKKGKYVVGCNIAKHYDMGMRAAFTVT; this is encoded by the coding sequence GTGGCGACGCGCGGAGTTGGAATCGCGCTGATCACGATCGTCGCACTGTTGCTCGTCGCTCCGGCGAGTGCTTTCGCGCGGCCGTACCGCGTGGCTTCGGCCTCGACGGCCGTCACGACGGTAAAAGTGGAGGTCGGCGACACCGCGGGCGTCAAAGGCCCGATGACGATGACGGTGACCCCCACGTCCGCGCCGGCGGGCAAGGTGAAGTTCACGGTGACGAACAACGGCACGATCATTCACGAGATGGTGGTGCTGAAGACCAACACCGCGTACGACAAGCTGCCGGTGAACTCCAAGACCCACAAGGTCAGCGAGGCGAAGAGCGTCGGCGAGGTCGAGGACGTCCCCAAAGGCAAGACGAAGTCCAAGACGCTCACGCTCAAGAAGGGCAAGTACGTAGTCGGCTGCAACATCGCCAAGCATTACGACATGGGGATGCGCGCAGCGTTTACGGTTACCTGA
- a CDS encoding acetolactate synthase produces the protein MSVSEKAGSTPHAGVLAARTLRAHDADTVFTLNGGHIWPLYDGCVREGVRLVDTRHEQTAGFAAEGWAKVTRRVGVAALTAGPGVTNGISAITSAWLNGTPVFVVGGRAPAGRWGQGSLQELDHVPLVAPITKYAATASTADDVPGAFDCALRAARTPHRGPTFVDVPLDRWGPTDAAVIAPVGPAETAGAAPDPDAIARVSGLLVASERPVLLIGGDVYWAGGETEARALVEAVTLPAFANDMGRGVLAADHPLCFARARSVGFREADLVVVAGTPLDFRLSFGRFPDAAVVHLVDSPGAVATHADLAASTVGDLRATLGALVEQVGRVGDTGGARAARADWAARLRDEEQAARHSDNARLTSDASPIDPVRVYGELRRRLERDAIVVGDGGDFVSYAGRYVDTYTPGCFLGPGPYGCLGSGTGYALAAALAHPERQTVVLYGDGAIGFSLGDLDSLARHGANVVGIVGNNGIWGLEKHPMQALFGYDVICDLAPATRYDLVAQDLGCHGELVTEPAELGPALDRAFAFDGPTLVNVLTDPADAYPRSSNLG, from the coding sequence ATGAGCGTCAGTGAGAAAGCAGGATCGACTCCCCATGCCGGCGTGCTGGCCGCGCGCACGCTGCGCGCGCACGACGCCGACACTGTCTTCACGCTCAACGGCGGCCATATCTGGCCGCTCTACGACGGTTGCGTCCGAGAAGGCGTGCGACTCGTCGACACGCGTCACGAGCAGACGGCCGGGTTCGCGGCCGAGGGTTGGGCCAAGGTCACTCGCCGCGTCGGCGTCGCCGCGCTGACCGCGGGGCCCGGGGTCACGAACGGCATCAGTGCCATCACGAGCGCATGGCTCAACGGGACGCCCGTGTTCGTGGTCGGCGGTCGCGCGCCCGCGGGTCGTTGGGGTCAGGGCTCGCTGCAGGAGCTCGATCACGTCCCCCTCGTCGCGCCGATCACCAAGTACGCGGCGACGGCTTCCACCGCCGACGACGTGCCCGGCGCGTTCGACTGCGCGCTCCGGGCCGCGCGCACGCCACACCGCGGCCCGACGTTCGTCGACGTTCCCCTCGATCGCTGGGGTCCCACCGATGCCGCGGTGATCGCGCCGGTCGGGCCGGCGGAGACGGCGGGCGCGGCACCCGACCCGGACGCGATCGCGCGCGTGAGTGGACTGCTCGTGGCCTCCGAACGCCCGGTCCTGCTGATCGGCGGCGACGTGTATTGGGCGGGGGGCGAGACCGAAGCCCGCGCGCTCGTCGAGGCGGTCACGCTTCCTGCCTTTGCCAACGACATGGGTCGGGGCGTGCTCGCGGCCGACCATCCGCTCTGCTTCGCGCGGGCGCGCTCGGTCGGCTTCCGGGAAGCCGACCTGGTCGTCGTCGCCGGCACGCCGCTCGACTTCCGGCTTTCCTTCGGTCGGTTCCCGGACGCGGCCGTGGTCCACCTCGTCGACTCGCCCGGCGCGGTCGCGACCCACGCCGACCTCGCCGCGTCGACCGTCGGCGATCTGCGGGCGACCCTCGGCGCGCTGGTGGAGCAGGTCGGTCGCGTCGGCGACACGGGAGGCGCCCGCGCGGCACGGGCTGACTGGGCGGCGCGGCTCCGCGACGAGGAGCAGGCCGCGCGCCACTCCGACAACGCGCGACTCACATCCGACGCGTCGCCGATCGATCCAGTGCGCGTATACGGCGAGCTGCGCCGACGGCTCGAGCGCGACGCGATCGTCGTGGGCGACGGCGGTGACTTCGTGTCCTACGCGGGCCGGTACGTCGACACCTACACGCCTGGCTGCTTCCTCGGTCCCGGTCCATACGGCTGCCTCGGATCCGGAACCGGCTACGCGCTCGCGGCGGCGCTGGCCCATCCGGAACGCCAGACGGTCGTGCTCTACGGCGACGGCGCGATCGGCTTCAGCCTCGGCGACCTCGACTCTCTCGCGCGCCACGGCGCGAACGTCGTGGGCATCGTCGGCAACAACGGGATCTGGGGACTCGAGAAGCACCCGATGCAGGCGCTGTTCGGGTACGACGTGATCTGCGACCTCGCCCCAGCGACGCGCTACGACCTCGTGGCGCAGGACCTGGGTTGCCACGGCGAGCTCGTGACCGAGCCCGCGGAGCTCGGGCCCGCGCTCGATCGCGCGTTCGCGTTCGACGGCCCGACCCTCGTCAATGTGCTCACCGACCCCGCCGACGCCTACCCGCGTTCGAGCAACTTGGGGTAG
- a CDS encoding amidohydrolase family protein, whose translation MTATYRGETFISTDAHVTEPIELFAERVDAQFRDRVPRIETVGEWRTLLVENMRPRRLMPASEREVAVVGDFDAADRLRDQARDGVSAEVIFPTFALQACFSSDDPQFQRSLCRAYNSWAAEVFDDPRLLAVGIVPMLDIDGAIEDAKRVAEQGFRALFLPAHVPQRLYNDGAYDAFWAVAQDIGLPLTFHSGTGHEPRVVRGPGGAVINYIMGAQLDGPMVLLTMAAGGALDRFPGLRLVTVETGAAWLGWIMTQADAIYEDHNMWANPKLSLKPSELIRRQCAATFMYDPVAINNRDITGVETLMWGNDYPHPEGTWPTSQEVASGQFADVPDDDLRAIVSGNAAKVFGFDVAGLANAVPA comes from the coding sequence ATGACCGCGACCTACCGAGGCGAGACGTTCATCTCGACCGACGCGCACGTGACCGAGCCGATCGAGCTCTTCGCCGAGCGAGTCGACGCCCAGTTCCGCGACCGGGTGCCGCGCATCGAGACCGTCGGCGAGTGGCGCACCCTGCTCGTCGAGAACATGCGGCCGCGACGGCTGATGCCTGCATCCGAGCGCGAGGTCGCTGTCGTCGGCGACTTCGACGCCGCCGATCGTCTGCGCGATCAGGCGCGCGACGGAGTGAGCGCGGAGGTGATCTTCCCGACCTTCGCACTGCAGGCCTGCTTCTCGTCCGACGACCCGCAGTTCCAGCGATCGCTGTGCCGTGCCTACAACAGTTGGGCGGCCGAGGTGTTCGACGATCCCCGCCTGCTCGCCGTCGGCATCGTGCCCATGCTCGACATCGACGGCGCGATCGAGGACGCGAAGCGAGTTGCCGAACAGGGCTTCCGCGCGTTGTTCCTCCCGGCGCACGTGCCGCAGCGCCTGTACAACGACGGGGCATACGACGCGTTCTGGGCAGTCGCGCAAGACATCGGCCTGCCGCTCACGTTCCACTCCGGCACCGGCCACGAGCCGCGCGTGGTGCGCGGCCCGGGCGGCGCGGTGATCAACTACATCATGGGCGCGCAACTCGACGGACCGATGGTGTTGCTCACCATGGCGGCCGGCGGCGCACTCGACCGGTTCCCGGGCTTGCGGCTCGTCACCGTGGAAACCGGCGCGGCATGGTTGGGGTGGATCATGACCCAGGCCGACGCCATCTACGAAGATCACAACATGTGGGCGAACCCCAAGTTGTCGCTCAAACCCAGCGAGCTGATCCGGCGTCAATGCGCCGCGACCTTCATGTACGACCCGGTCGCGATCAACAACCGCGACATCACCGGCGTGGAGACGCTGATGTGGGGCAACGACTACCCGCACCCCGAAGGCACGTGGCCCACGTCGCAAGAGGTCGCGAGCGGCCAGTTCGCCGACGTGCCCGACGACGATCTGCGCGCGATCGTGTCGGGCAACGCGGCGAAGGTCTTCGGCTTCGACGTCGCCGGCCTGGCGAATGCCGTCCCCGCGTGA